In Solanum pennellii chromosome 3, SPENNV200, a single window of DNA contains:
- the LOC107014378 gene encoding signal recognition particle 54 kDa protein 1: MVLAQLGGSISRALQQMSNATIIDEKVLNECLNEITRALLQADVQFKLVRDMSTNIKKIVNLEDLAAGHNKRRIIQQAVYNELCKILDPGKPAYTLKKGKPSVVMFVGLQGAGKTTTCTKYAYHHQKRGWKPALVCADTFRAGAFDQLKQNATKAKIPFYGSYTESDPVKIAVDGVETFKKENCDLIIVDTSGRHKQEAALFEEMRQVSEATKPDLVIFVMDSSIGQAAFDQAQAFRQSVAVGAVIVTKMDGHAKGGGALSAVAATKSPVIFIGTGEHMDEFEVFDVKPFVSRLLGMGDLSGLVNKIQDVVPMDQQPELLQKLSEGHFTLRIMYEQFQNMLKMGPLGQVFSMLPGFSAEMMPQGREKESQAKFKRYMTMMDSMTDEELDSTNPKILTESRIMRIARGSGRLVHEVMEMLEEYKRLAKIFSKMKGLKIPKKGDMSSLSRNMNAQNMSKVLPPQMLKQIGGMGGLQNLMKQMGSAKDMMGMFGGGGGE, from the exons ATGGTGTTAGCACAATTAGGGGGGAGCATCTCGCGTGCTCTCCAGCAGATGAGCAATGCCACAATCATCGATGAAAAGGTCCTCAACGAGTGCCTCAATGAGATCACCCGTGCTCTTCTACAGGCCGATGTTCAATTTAAGCTAGTTCGTGATATGTCAACAAATATCAAGAAGATTGTCAATCTTGAAGATCTTGCCGCTGGACACAACAAGCGTAGGATTATTCAACAG GCTGTGTATAATGAGCTCTGCAAGATATTGGATCCTGGGAAACCTGCATATACACTTAAAAAAGGGAAACCTAGTGTTGTAATGTTTGTTGGTTTGCAAG GGGCTGGAAAAACTACAACGTGTACAAAATATGCTTACCACCACCAGAAAAGGGGTTGGAAGCCGGCTCTAGTCTGTGCAGATACCTTCAGAGCTGGTGCTTTTGATCAATTGAAGCAGAATGCTACAAAAGCTAAAATTCCTTTTTATGGAAG CTATACAGAATCAGATCCAGTGAAAATAGCTGTGGACGGTGTAGAAACATTTAAGAAGGAAAATTGTGATCTAATAATTGTGGATACCAGTGGGCGCCACAAACAAGAAGCAGCTCTTTTTGAAGAAATGCGACAAGTTTCTGAAGCAACG AAACCGGATCTCGTGATTTTTGTTATGGATAGTAGTATTGGACAAGCTGCTTTTGATCAAGCTCAAGCATTTCGACAAAGTGTTGCGGTTGGAGCCGTGATTGTTACTAAGATGGATGGCCATGCAAAAGGAGGTGGTGCCCTAAGTGC AGTTGCTGCAACTAAAAGTCCAGTCATATTTATTGGAACTGGTGAACACATGGACGAGTTTGAAGTTTTTGATGTTAAACCATTTGTCAGCCGTCTTTTAG GCATGGGTGACTTGTCTGGATTGGTGAACAAGATACAAGATGTGGTCCCAATGGATCAACAGCCTGAGCTTCTTCAGAAGTTATCAGAAGGACATTTTACCTTGAGGATCATGTACGAGCAATTTCAGAACATGCTTAAAATGGGTCCCCTTGGACAG GTTTTTTCAATGCTTCCTGGATTTAGTGCAGAGATGATGCCACAAGGTCGTGAAAAGGAAAGTCAAGCAAAGTTTAAACGGTATATGACAATGATGGACTCCATGACTGATGAAG AATTGGACAGTACCAATCCAAAGATTTTGACTGAATCTCGGATCATGCGTATAGCTAGGGGATCTGGCCGCCTCGTGCATGAGGTGATGGAGATGTTGGAAGAATACAAACGACTTGCCAAAATATTCAGCAAGATGAAGGGTCTTAAGATTCCAAAGAAGGGAGATATGAGCTCCCTGTCGAGAAACATGAATGCACAAAACATGAGCAAAGTCCTCCCCCCTCAGATGTTGAAGCAGATCGGTGGAATGGGTGGTTTGCAGAACTTAATGAAGCAAATGGGTTCCGCCAAGGACATGATGGGTAtgtttggtggtggtggtggagagTAA
- the LOC107014379 gene encoding uncharacterized protein LOC107014379 yields the protein MEATAMRPNATKIPANCSTPVSFLQPPSAAGVVFLVPNYVRLTSSLKTSMIARAFDPKTDQANPSTDEPGLPFLPQEDSNFLVKLGVGSVAGGAAIKYGSVIFPEITTPNISLALFMISAPMIVAVVLLFLQSRTDSTSA from the exons ATGGAAGCTACCGCAATGCGACCAAACGCTACCAAGATTCCGGCGAACTGCTCAACGCCGGTGTCATTTCTTCAGCCGCCGTCTGCTGCCGGAGTTGTCTTCCTCGTTCCAAATTATGTTCGATTGACTTCCTCATTGAAGACGTCCATGATTGCCCGAGCTTTCGACCCTAAAACTGACCAAGCAAATCCGAGCACTGATGAACCTGGCCTTCCTTTCCTACCGCAG GAGGATTCGAATTTTTTGGTGAAGCTGGGAGTAGGTTCAGTGGCGGGAGGAGCAGCGATAAAGTACGGAAGTGTAATTTTCCCAGAGATAACAACACCAAACATTTCATTAGCGCTGTTTATGATATCAGCTCCGATGATTGTTGCGGTGGTGCTCTTATTCTTGCAAAGCCGTACAGATTCAACTTCTGCGTGA